In Cotesia glomerata isolate CgM1 linkage group LG1, MPM_Cglom_v2.3, whole genome shotgun sequence, one genomic interval encodes:
- the LOC123265486 gene encoding transmembrane 9 superfamily member 3, whose protein sequence is MKLIRKISSWLLFGILLYQCTELTFADEHNHIYEDNEQVVLWMSTIGPYHNRQETYAYDSLPFCNGQKEAIDHYHETLSEALQGIELKFSGLDIEFKVPVPKTTVCTIDLTENDMKAFIYAIKNQYWYQMYIDNLPIWGVVGEFEDNNDHLSYYLFTHKKFDIGYNDKQIVDVNSTTDSVKVKLTPNAHITITYEVNWKKSNVKFEDRFDKYLEPKFFQHRIHWFSIFNSFMMVIFLVGLVSMILMRTLRKDYARYSKDEEIDDIERDLGDEYGWKQVHGDVFRPASHPILFSALIGAGYQVTVVVLSVIIFAILGELYTERGSMLSTAIFMYAATSPVNGYAGGGLYARMGGRVWIKQMLLSAFMLPIMVCGTAFFINFIAIYYHASRAIPFGSMVAVTCICVFVILPLTLVGTILGRNLGGTPDAPCRVNAVPRPIPEKKWFMEPLIIILLGGILPFGSIFIEMYFIFTSFWAYKIYYVYGFMLLVFVILMIVTVCVTIVCTYFLLNAEDYRWQWTSFLAAASTAGYVYIYSFYYFFFKTKMYGLFQTAFYFSYMALFSLALGIMCGTVGYIGTNAFVRKIYSTVKID, encoded by the exons atgaagttaATACGTAAAATATCATCTTGGTTATTATTTGGTATATTATTGTACCAGTGTACTGAGTTGACATTTGCTGATGAACATAATCATATT tatGAAGATAATGAACAAGTTGTGTTATGGATGAGTACCATTGGGCCTTATCACAATAGACAAGAAACATATGCCTATGATTCTTTACCTTTTTGCAATGGTCAGAAAGAGGCAATTGATCATTATCATGAGACTTTATCAGAAGCTCTACAAGGTATTGAACTAAAATTTAGTGGTCTGGATATTGAATTCAAAG TTCCAGTCCCAAAAACAACTGTCTGCACTATTGATTTAActgaaaatgatatgaaagcATTCATTTATGCTATTAAAAATCAGTATTGGTACCAAATGTACATAGATAATCTTCCAATATGGG GAGTTGTTGGTGAATTTGAAGATAATAATGATCATTTATcatactatttatttactcaCAAAAAATTCGACATTGGATACaatgataaacaaattgtTGATGTTAATTCAACTACTGACAGcgttaaagttaaattaactCCAAATGCACATATAACGATTACTTATGAAGTTAATTGGAAGAAAAGTAATGTTAAGTTTGAAGAtagatttgataaatatttagaacCCAAGTTCTTTCAACACaga atCCATTGGTTCAGTATTTTCAATAGTTTTATGATGGTAATTTTTCTCGTTGGACTTGTCTCAATGATATTGATGCgtacactgagaaaagacTACGCTAGATACAGTAAAGACGAAGAAATAGATGACATTGAACGAGATTTAGGTGATGAGTATGGTTGGAAACAAGTTCATGGTGATGTATTTCGACCAGCTAGTCATCCCATTTTATTTTCAGCATTAATTGGAGCTGGTTACCAG gTGACTGTTGTAGTACTGAGTGTTATAATATTTGCAATACTTGGAGAGCTTTATACTGAACGTGGATCAATGCTTTCAACAGCAATATTTATGTACGCTGCAACATCACCAGTTAATGGTTACGCTGGTGGAGGACTTTATGCGCGTATGGGTGGAAGGGTATGGATAAAACAAATGCTGTTAAGTGCATTTATGCTGCCAATTATGGTTTGTGGTAcagcattttttataaattttatcgccATTTATTATCACGCAAGCCGTGCTATTCCCTTTGGTTCAATg gTTGCAGTAACATGTATATGCgtatttgttattttaccATTAACATTAGTTGGAACGATATTGGGGCGCAATCTTGGTGGAACACCAGATGCACCATGCAGAGTTAATGCAGTGCCCCGACCAATTCctgaaaaaaaatggtttATGGAACctctgataattattttacttggtGGTATTCTTCCTTTTggttcaatatttattgaaatgtactttatttttacttcattttGGGCCTACAAAATATACTACGTTTATGGATTTATGTTATtggtttttgttattttaatgattGTAACTGTTTGTGTAACAATCGTATGCacttactttttattaaatgctGAAGACTACAGATG gcAATGGACAAGCTTTCTAGCTGCTGCTTCCACCGCTGGTTACGtctatatttattcattttactactttttctttaaaacaAA aatgtaCGGACTTTTCCAAACTGCATTCTACTTCAGTTACATGGCGCTCTTCAGCTTAGCTCTTGGTATCATGTGTGGTACAGTTGGATATATTGGTACTAATGCATTTGttcgtaaaatttattctactgttaAAATAgattag
- the LOC123265519 gene encoding nucleoplasmin-like protein isoform X2: MAEEYLYGITLQGANASEVWDPEHKNDDADGGNQHFGVDQKLIIKMALLGPEAKPGELNVLQVEAMGLKGLIKIPIALLERGKTEQIILDLSFPDPPVTFSLVKGSGPLHIVGHNLLGTHMEEFDDLEEEMDEENMEDEDEEKASQKKRKQTADGKKNGTKRAKMDEAIDK; the protein is encoded by the exons ATGGCAGAAGAATATctttacg GAATAACTCTTCAAGGAGCTAATGCCAGTGAAGTTTGGGATCCTGAGCATAAAAACGATGATGCAGATGGAGGTAACCAGCATTTTGGTGTTGACCAAAAACTTATCATCAaaatg gCTTTATTGGGACCAGAAGCTAAACCCGGTGAACTTAATGTTCTTCAAGTCGAAGCAATGGGATTAAAaggattaataaaaataccaaTTGCTTTATTGGAAAGAGGAAAAACCGaacaaattattttggatCTTAGTTTTCCTGATCCACCAGTTACTTTTTCATTAGTTAAAGGTAGTGGACCTCTTCACATAGTGGGACACAATTTGTTGg GAACACACATGGAAGAATTTGACGACTTGGAGGAGGAAATGGACGAGGAAAACATGGAAGATGAGGATGAGGAAAAG gcaTCACAAAAGAAACGAAAGCAAACCGCGgatggtaaaaaaaatggcACCAAACGCGCCAAGATGGATGAAGCAATAGACAAGTAA
- the LOC123265441 gene encoding probable serine/threonine-protein kinase DDB_G0282963 — protein sequence MYIAGTAGIVIFYSTILGISIWSVFTKRKKLNSKSFDYLILGNRNIGLILGISTLVATWSGRVFIYGTVETIFSKNLTWCQVPIGYSFSLLFGVILFIKPIRNDKKFVTILDPFQQKYGPRLGSLLFIPTLFSDVFWCSAIIKALASTITVIFKIDSNISISVGLIIVITFTILGGIYKTSIADAVQVIFLIIGLGMATPYVILNPAVVSLEKNFIKNNDWLGEVAIEDLADWIDRLLLLTFGGLSCQSYFQQIMSIKSTSNAKIVSIISMVLCLALTLPSVLIGLAAREINWSLIDDNNINKTSLRVINSDDTNNGSILTIILKYLTPQWVGFISLGAISASVISSSTSSILASSFIFVRNIYKITIRPKASDNELLWILRITIVLITLMSGGIVFSIGNASVYYLSYLASDFTYVILFPQLLSVIYWPSLIDTYGYLAGYLISIIMRIAGGEKKLGLWPPLINYPFFNYQAQNQKFPFRTLTVISSIIIQLFVSFITKSIFTQHNTGDNNHKKTFCPKCCDFLGIYSLSGKKGSKKQSSVAQSSSGAALILDDSAIETQENSLRDGCDSTDSQEELTATLVDNNNYHHHHHHHHHQYNKNHNQQQLHQDSSSISKKIFKESNDPINLNNFKGEHTLRRGMSVQNTPVTRVDRSAFLKNSTQTPGRNNNNNNNLDSEQILAVRNLIPVSCYLKTTNGSPNNINLLNHSNNSNNNTTSVTSTPSFSNQSYNNLTLNSSTVIYGKLESIKITKDKENKSSGVISGDRSFLELNLNHNLNNLKDSKVESGSGVGGAVSSLSLISTGIVKKNVVGVKLVGMDGMTMTTLRRPSQSTFSPTPSVELVNILDNKKQCGAAGESSVSGPISLSPIPTSTLGVEACKIHGTSVDGSGNEHCRIKRGIVRHHSFNETGDRTLTTLARQPAYPSMPLRTEDCRITVLTTNKKDRKTSGSHIVRYSSVSDEKDHSNRFIAGSTGVTGVTGIGNRRGLVISPTYGIYGSTITPTDINYTTTFNYNNTNINNQDDNDNNDDYHDDQDNNEAISKF from the exons ATGTACATCGCAGGAACAGCAggaatagtaattttttacagtacgATTTTAGGAATCAGTATTTGGAGTGTTtttacaaaaagaaaaaaattaaacagcaAATCTTTTGATTATTTGATACTTGGAAACCGTAATATTggattaattttaggaatttctaCACTCGTTG CGACATGGAGTGGAAGAGTTTTTATCTATGGTACTGTTGAAacaatatttagtaaaaatttgacttgGTGTCAAGTCCCCATTGGCTACAGTTTTAGTCTTCTTTTTG GCGTAATACTGTTTATTAAACCAAtaagaaatgataaaaaatttgtaacgaTACTTGATccttttcaacaaaaatacgGCCCACGATTGGGTAGCTTACTTTTTATACCAACATTGTTTAGCGATGTCTTCTGGTGTTCAGCTATAATTAAAGCACTTGCAAGTACTAttactgttatttttaaaattgacagtaATATCAGTATTTCTGTAGGATTAATTATTGTCATAAC ttttacaATACTTGGaggaatttataaaactagtATTGCCGATGCTgttcaagttatttttttgattattggATTGGGAATGGCAACTCCTTATGTGATATTAAATCCAGCTGTGGtatctttagaaaaaaattttattaaaaataatgattggCTTGGCGAGGTTGCTATAGAAGACCTTGCTGATTGGATCGATCGTTTATTGTTGCTTACATTTGGAGGACTATCATGTCAG agttATTTTCAGCAAATAATGAGTATAAAAAGTACATCTAACGCTAAAATAGTATCAATTATATCAATGGTACTTTGTTTAGCGTTAACATTACCATCAGTATTAATAGGACTTGCTGCAAGAGAAATAAATTGGTCTTtaattgatgataataatattaataaaactagTTTAAGAGTTATTAATTCTGATGATACAAATAATGGatcaattttaacaattattttgaaatatttgacACCTCAATGGGTTGGATTTATTAGTTTGGGAGCTATTTCAGCTTCTGTAATCTCTTCTTCTACTTCCAGTATTTTAGCCAGTAGTTTTATATTTgttagaaatatatataaaataacaatcagACCCAAG gcTTCTGACAATGAACTTTTGTGGATTTTAAGAATAACTATTGTTCTTATAACTTTAATGTCTGGTGGAATTGTTTTTAGTATTGGCAATGCAAGTGTATACTATTTATC aTACTTGGCTTCGGACTTTACCTACGTAATACTATTTCCTCAACTACTTTCTGTTATTTATTGGCCATCACTGATCGATACTTACGGATACCTTGCAGgctatttaatttcaataattatgagAATCGCCg gaggagaaaaaaaattaggcctTTGGCCACCATTGATTAATTatcctttttttaattatcaagctcaaaatcaaaaatttccatttcgcACTCTAACCGTtatatcttcaattataattcaattatttgtcagttttattacaaaaagtaTATTTACTCAACATAATACTGGTGataataatcacaaaaagACATTTTGCCCAAAATGTTGTGATTTTCTCggtatttattctttatctgGTAAAAAAGGATCAAAAAAACAGTCCAGTGTTGCTCAAAGTAGCTCAGGTGCTGCACTAATTCTTGATGATTCAGCTATTGAAACTCAG gaaAATTCATTGCGTGATGGATGTGATTCAACTGATAGTCAAGAAGAATTAACAGCGACATtagttgataataataattatcatcatcatcatcatcatcatcatcatcagtataataaaaatcacaaCCAACAACAACTCCATCAAGATTCATCGtcaatatctaaaaaaatttttaaagaatcgAATGACCCAATaaacttgaataattttaaaggtGAACATACACTTCGCCGCGGTATGAGTGTTCAAAACACTCCTGTCACTCGGGTTGATCGTagtgcttttttaaaaaattccactcaAACACCAGgaagaaataataacaataataataatttagattcGGAACAAATTTTAGctgtaagaaatttaattccaGTTTCTTGTTATTTAAAAACCACCAATGGAtcaccaaataatattaatttattaaatcacagtaataatagtaataataatacaactAGTGTTACATCAACACCATCTTTTTCTAATCAATCATACAacaatttaacattaaattctTCTACTGTGATATATGGAAAATTAGAAagcataaaaataacaaaagataaagaaaataaatcaagtgGTGTTATTTCGGGGGATCGAAGCTTTCTAGAGTTAAATCTAAATcataatctaaataatttaaaagatagTAAAGTTGAATCTGGTAGTGGTGTCGGAGGAGCagtatcatcattatcattaatatctactggaattgtaaagaaaaatgttGTTGGTGTGAAACTTGTTGGTATGGATGGAATGACTATGACTACCTTGCGACGTCCTTCTCAA AGCACATTTTCGCCAACACCATCTGTTGAATTAGTCAATAttttagacaataaaaaacaatgtGGTGCCGCCGGAGAATCAAGTGTCAGCGGACCAATATCATTATCACCAATACCAACGTCTACTTTGGGAGTTGAAGCCTGTAAAATTCATGGTACTTCTGTTGATGGTTCAGGTAATGAGCACTGTCGAATAAAACGTGGAATTGTACGGCATCACAG ttttaatgaaACTGGTGATAGAACATTAACTACTCTTGCTCGACAACCAGCATATCCATCAATGCCATTACGTACAGAAGACTGTAGAATTACGGTATTAAcgactaataaaaaagaccGAAAAACAAGTGGTAGCCATATAGTTAGATATTCTTCAGTATCTGATGAAAAGGATCATAGCAATCGTTTTATTGCTGGTTCTACTGGAGTAACTGGAGTAACTGGAATAGGAAATAGACGTGGGCTTGTTATAAGTCCTACTTATGGCATTTACGGATCAACGATCACTCCTACTGACATTAATTATACCACcacttttaattataacaataccAATATCAATAACCaagatgataatgataataacgaCGATTATCATGACGACCAAGATAACAATGAGGcaattagtaaattttaa